A genome region from Erigeron canadensis isolate Cc75 chromosome 3, C_canadensis_v1, whole genome shotgun sequence includes the following:
- the LOC122593567 gene encoding tRNA 2'-phosphotransferase 1, giving the protein MLATLAGATFTALRYFRPSSSPAPVLSYYTSYYSLKIFHTSIAVMDLTNNSDRKNSHKSSSFSSSSSSSGRLSGGGRSSTKQESHGRSRGRGGGGGGGQDRIDALGRLLTRILRHMASQLNLNMRSDGYVKVEDLLRLNLKTFANVPISSHTFDDIKEAVRRDNKQRFGLLEENGELLIRANQGHTVMLIETESLLKPILSAEEFPVCVHGTYKKNLKSILESGLKRMQRLHVHFSCGLPTDGEVISGMRRDVNILIFLDVRKALEGGLKLYISENKVILTEGFDGVVPVDCFERIESWPDRKLIPFETRIT; this is encoded by the exons ATGCTCGCAACCCTCGCGGGTGCTACATTTACCGCCCTGCGCTACTTCCGTCCATCTTCTTCTCCAGCTCCAGTTTTATCATATTACACTTCATATTATTCACTCAAAATATTCCATACTTCAATTGCGGTCATGGATTTAACTAATAACAGTGATAGAAAAAATAGTCACAAAAGCTCATCTTTTTCatcatcctcttcttcttctggAAG GCTCAGTGGTGGAGGAAGAAGTTCAACAAAACAAGAAAGTCATGGAAGGTCAAGAGGGCgaggtggcggcggcggcggcggacAAGATAGGATAGATGCTCTTGGAAGGCTCTT GACTCGTATTTTGAGGCATATGGCTTCTCAACTGAACTTAAATATGAGGAGTGATGGATATGTCAAGGTTGAAGATCTATTGAGGCTTAATCTGAAAACATTTGCCAATGTCCCAATAAGTTCTCATACCTTTGACGATATTAAGGAG GCAGTCAGAAGGGATAATAAGCAGCGGTTTGGCTTGCTTGAAGAGAATGGGGAGCTTTTGATTCGTGCAAACCAAGGTCATACAGTAATG CTGATTGAGACTGAAAGTTTGCTTAAACCTATCCTTTCAGCTGAAGAATTTCCTG TTTGTGTCCATGGGACCTACAAGAAGAATTTAAAATCGATCTTGGAGAGTGGTCTCAAACGCATGCAAAGGTTACATGTCCATTTCTCTTGTGGGTTACCGACTGATGGTGAAGTTATCAGTG GTATGCGGAGGGATGTAAACATATTGATATTTCTCGATGTCAGAAAAGCTCTTGAAG GGGGGTTGAAGCTCTATATTTCAGAAAATAAGGTGATCTTAACAGAAGGTTTTGATGGTGTTGTCCCTGTTGATTGTTTTGAGAGGATAGAATCATGGCCTGATAGGAAGCTTATTCCTTTTGAGACTCGTATCACCTAA